From the genome of Sulfurimonas paralvinellae:
GTGCTTCTTTTGAAAAGCTTTTCTCTTCAAATCCATATTTTGTACAGTTTTGTGCACAGACAGCATTAGCAATCTCTAGTATCTCATTTTTACGCTCACGCAATGGTGGAATCTGCAAGGGAATCGTATTGAGTCTGTAGTAAAGATCTTCTCGAAATTCACCATTGTCAATTTTTTTATGCAGATCTGCATTCGTTGCAGAAACAACACGGATGTCTATCTTGATGCTCTTTGATGAGCCAAGACGACGCACCTCTTTTTCTTGCAGTGCACGTAAGAGTTTTGCCTGCACACCGTAGGGCATTTCACCTATTTCATCTAAAAAGAGCGTGCCGCCGTTTGCAAGTTCAAACTGTCCTGCCTTTGCTTCTGTTGCATCAGTAAAAGCACCTTTTTCAAACCCAAAAAGCTCACTCTCTATGAGATTGTCAGGAAGAGCTGCCATATTGATAGCGACAAAAGGTTTTTTCGCCCTTGGTGAGTTTTTATGAATGTATGAGGCAAAAACCTCTTTTCCTACACCGCTTTCTCCGAGCAGTAAGATACTGGCATCTGTTTTACTTGCTTTATCGGCAACTTTCAGTGCTTGCTGCAGTGCTGCAGATGAACCTAAAAAATCATCTGTAGTCTTTTTAGCTGTTCTTTTTGCACTTTTTTTGACTTTTTGGACAGTCTCTTCACGCTTTATTGCTGCAATAAGTGTGTCGATATCAAAAGGCTTGAGTAAAAAATCTTTAACACCAAGCTGAATGGACTCAATTGCACGTGAAAGTGTTGCATTCCCTGTCATTATGATGACTTCAAAACGACCGCCGAGTTCTTTTACAAACTCTATTCCGTCCATCCCCGGCATATTGATATCTGTAATGACAAGATCAAAAGTATCATCGAGACCTTTGAGCGCATCTTTGGCATTTTTAAATGTCTTTACTTCAAACTCTTTGTAATCGCCCATAGCAATCTCAAGAGATTTACGCATATTGATATCGTCTTCGACTATGGCAATTTTCACTAAAAAGTCCTATTTACACACCTATTTTAAAGGTGCAATTTTAACAGAATTATCATTAAAGTCGACTTTGAAACATGTTGTTTTGAGTGTAAGTACGGTAGTAGAGTGATTTACGCTGTTAGAAGTTTTTTCCTGGTGGTCTATATTGAGCCCTATTTTATATAAAAAATCGCTAAACTCTTCTTTGTTTGCGAGTAAAATATCTTTTAAGTTATCGGATTTTTGAGGATCTAAAATGAGAAAATTAGAAGGTTTTCCTTTGCATTTTTTCATAGCTTTTGAAATAAAGAGTGTCTCGTTGTAAAGAGCTGCGTCTTTAACAGAATAACGATAGGATATAAGGTATTCATCTGCAAAAAGTGCAGATGAAAAGAGCAGGGCAAAAAGAATTATTGAGGAAATTGAGAACGTGAAAGAGTGATCTCCATCTCTACTTCGCATAATCCCTCTTTGAAAGTCGTCTCAACGATATTTGCATTTCGAACCATTGCCTGAACGGATGTTCTAACAGTGGAACGTTTTACCATCATGTTTTTGATCAGATCTTGACCGTCGATACGAACGCCTTTTACCTTTTCTGCAATAAGTCTGTAAGCATCAGCGACTGCAGCACGTTTGGCAAGTGCGTAAGCTTGTGCCGGAGATGATGTGTTCACTGGTGCAACACCCTGACCGACAACGCTGATAAGAAGATCATGATTTGTATCAAGATTTGGTTCAGGTTTTTCTTCAACTTCCGGTTTTGCAATTTCAATCGGTTTTGAAATCTCTACAGGGTTGATAACTTCAACCTTCTGAATCTCCGGCTTTTTTGGTTCTGCCGGTTTCATACAGTTTCCTGTCGGACAAACTACTGTAATGGTAGAAGGTGCTGGAGCAACTTGTGTTGTTTTTGCTTCATCTTTATCTGCTGCAAATGATGCAACACTCAAAAGTGCTGCTAATACTAAAGAGTATTTCATTGAGTATCCTTGTTGGAGCATAGTAAACTCCTATTTTGTTGAGAATTATTAAGCAAGTACTATTCCAACTCTAGTGTTGGTGAATCGTTCGTCGCTTCTTCTTCCTCTTCCTCTTCTTTTTTCGGACAGCGTGAAATACTGACGACATCATCACCTTTTACAATGTAAACACCGGAAGTGTTACGGCTTGATTTAGAGATGGTTTGCATATCGACACGAATCATTTTACCAGCTTTTGTAAGTGCCATCATGTCCATTGATTCATCTACCATAAGGGAACCAATGATATGCTTACCTGTTTTTGGAGTCATTTTCATCGCGATCACACCGCTTCCGCCACGGTTTGTAAGGCGATATTCACCTGCATCCGTACGTTTTCCGATTCCTTTTTCTGCAACAATAAGGATTTCTTGCTCATCATTTTTGATGATATTACCATCGACGACTTCATCACCCTCATGCTTGAATTTGATACCGCGAACACCACGTGTCGAACGGCCTTGTTCACGAGTTTTGTCAATTTCAAACTTGATACACTGCGCAAGTTTTGTTACGATAAAGAGATATTTCACTTCTTGATCAGCTATTTTTGCAGTAATAAGCTCATCACCTTCATCAAGAACGATAGCACGGACACCATTACTTCTTATATTGCTGAATTCACTAAGATTTGTTCGTTTGACAACACCTTTTTTCGTAAAGAATACTAAAGATTTTTCATCAGAGAAATCTGTTGTAGGGATAATAGATTGGATTTTCTCATCTGCTTGGAGATTTATGAGATTAACAACTGCTTTTCCTTTGGCTGTTCTGCTGCCTTCAGGAATTTTGTAAACTTTAAGCCAGTGGAGTTGTCCTCTGTCGGTCACAAAGAGAAGAGTGTCATGCGTGTTACATGTAAAGAAATTTTCAATAAAGTCGTCTTCATATGTTGTTACAGCCGTTTTGCCTTTACCACCGCGTTTTTGTTTTTCGTAAGATGCAAGCGGTACACGTTTGATGTATCCTCTGTGTGTAATAGTGACGACCATAGGCTCATTTGGAATGAGATCTTCAATATCGATGTCATCATAGTCATCTTCTATCTCAGTTTTTCTTGGTGTCGTATATGTTTCCAAAACTTCATCAAACTCTTCAGCGATAATGCCGTGGAGTACTTCTTCGCTTTTTAGAATTGACTCAAGGTACTCAATGAGTTTCATTAGTTCTGCAAGTTCATTTTCGATTTTTTCTATCTCTAGACCTGTAAGGCGGCCAAGACGCATAGCAACGATGCTTGCTGCCTGGATCTCTGAGAAATCAAATTCAGTTACAAGATTTTCTTTTGCTGTTTCTTCATTGTTTGAAGCACGGATAACACGAATGACATCATCGATGATGTCGATTGCTTTTTTGAGACCTTCTAAAATATGCGCACGTGCTTTTGCTTTTTCAAGATCGAAGATAGTACGACGGATAATGATGGTTTTACGGTGGTTGATAAAGTGCTTGAGTATATCAATGATACCGAAAATTCTAGGCTCTTGGTTTAATATAGATAGCATGATGATACCAAAGGTCACCTGCATAGCTGTCTGTTTGAAAAGGTTGTTTAAAACGATCTCACTCATTGCATCACGTTTAAGCTCGATGACAACGCGCATACCGTCACGGTCAGATTCGTCTCTTATTTCTGAGACGCCTTCTATGAGCTTCTCTTTTACAAGGTTGGCAACATTTTCAATGAGACGCGCTTTGTTGACTTGATAAGGGAGTTCATCGATAACGATAACCTCTTTCTTCGCTTTTTGTTCAATATGTGTCTTTGCACGAACTTTTATGCGGCCGCGTCCTGTTTCATACGCATCCATGATGCCTTTTTTACCAAAGATGATACCACCCGTTGGAAAGTCAGGTGCTTTGATGTGCTCCATCAGCTCATTTAATGAGATATCTGGATCGGCTAAAAGAGCTTTGAGACCGTTGAGCACTTCTGTCGGGTTATGGGGAGGGATGTTCGTAGCCATACCAACAGCGATACCGCTTGAACCATTAATGAGAAGATTCGGCACACGTGTCGGCATAACATCAGGTTCTTTTGTTGTCGCATCGTAGTTGTCTATCATATTGACAGTGTTTTTGTCCAGGTCTTTGAGCAGTTCGCCTGCATATTTTGTCATACGTGCTTCTGTATAACGCATTGCCGCAGCGGAGTCACCGTCAACAGAACCGAAGTTTCCTTGCCCGTCAACGAGTTCCATTCTCATCGAGAAGTCTTGCGCCATACGAACCAGTGCATCATATACAGCAGTATCACCATGTGGGTGGTACTGACCAATAACATCACCAACTATACGGGCTGATTTTTTATATTTTGCACCATGAGAAAGGTTAAGCTTGTCCATAGCATAGAGAATTCTTCTATGAACAGGTTTAAGGCCATCTCTTACATCAGGTAAAGCACGTCCCACAATGACACTCATAGAGTAATCAAGATAACTATTTTGAAGCGTCTCTTCAATGTTAATAGTATGTATATCGTCGTTATTTAGCAAATCGCTCATTCAAACACCCTAGTAATTAAAAATAAAATCTGAATATAGTATCTAATAAAGACTTAAGAAAATGTTTAAAGGGCTTATCTTTTTAAGAAATAGATAGTGATTAAAAATTAATCAATTAAATAATAATTTCGAGTATGATTTGTGTCATACTGCGTCTTGAAAATTAAAAATAAAGGATTTTTTTATGAAGAAGGGGTTTATAGCATTTTTATTTGCTTTACCAACATTTGTATTTGCAGAAGATACATTGGATACGGGGGATACAGCATGGATGATGATGTCTACTGCATTAGTGTTGCTTATGACACCTGCAGGTCTGGCACTCTTTTATGCTGGTATGACGCGAAGCAAAAATGTGCTTAATACTTATGCAATGGTTTTTGGAGCATTCGTAGTTGCCTTTGTTGTTTGGATTGTTGCGGGATATTCGATAGCATTCGGTACAGCTGATTCTGCTGCTGTCCAAAACATAATGGGCGG
Proteins encoded in this window:
- a CDS encoding sigma-54-dependent transcriptional regulator, with translation MKIAIVEDDINMRKSLEIAMGDYKEFEVKTFKNAKDALKGLDDTFDLVITDINMPGMDGIEFVKELGGRFEVIIMTGNATLSRAIESIQLGVKDFLLKPFDIDTLIAAIKREETVQKVKKSAKRTAKKTTDDFLGSSAALQQALKVADKASKTDASILLLGESGVGKEVFASYIHKNSPRAKKPFVAINMAALPDNLIESELFGFEKGAFTDATEAKAGQFELANGGTLFLDEIGEMPYGVQAKLLRALQEKEVRRLGSSKSIKIDIRVVSATNADLHKKIDNGEFREDLYYRLNTIPLQIPPLRERKNEILEIANAVCAQNCTKYGFEEKSFSKEAQSELLDYNWPGNIRELISVVERAVILSENKEIQKDELFLDIRK
- a CDS encoding LPP20 family lipoprotein, giving the protein MKYSLVLAALLSVASFAADKDEAKTTQVAPAPSTITVVCPTGNCMKPAEPKKPEIQKVEVINPVEISKPIEIAKPEVEEKPEPNLDTNHDLLISVVGQGVAPVNTSSPAQAYALAKRAAVADAYRLIAEKVKGVRIDGQDLIKNMMVKRSTVRTSVQAMVRNANIVETTFKEGLCEVEMEITLSRSQFPQ
- the gyrA gene encoding DNA gyrase subunit A; this encodes MSDLLNNDDIHTINIEETLQNSYLDYSMSVIVGRALPDVRDGLKPVHRRILYAMDKLNLSHGAKYKKSARIVGDVIGQYHPHGDTAVYDALVRMAQDFSMRMELVDGQGNFGSVDGDSAAAMRYTEARMTKYAGELLKDLDKNTVNMIDNYDATTKEPDVMPTRVPNLLINGSSGIAVGMATNIPPHNPTEVLNGLKALLADPDISLNELMEHIKAPDFPTGGIIFGKKGIMDAYETGRGRIKVRAKTHIEQKAKKEVIVIDELPYQVNKARLIENVANLVKEKLIEGVSEIRDESDRDGMRVVIELKRDAMSEIVLNNLFKQTAMQVTFGIIMLSILNQEPRIFGIIDILKHFINHRKTIIIRRTIFDLEKAKARAHILEGLKKAIDIIDDVIRVIRASNNEETAKENLVTEFDFSEIQAASIVAMRLGRLTGLEIEKIENELAELMKLIEYLESILKSEEVLHGIIAEEFDEVLETYTTPRKTEIEDDYDDIDIEDLIPNEPMVVTITHRGYIKRVPLASYEKQKRGGKGKTAVTTYEDDFIENFFTCNTHDTLLFVTDRGQLHWLKVYKIPEGSRTAKGKAVVNLINLQADEKIQSIIPTTDFSDEKSLVFFTKKGVVKRTNLSEFSNIRSNGVRAIVLDEGDELITAKIADQEVKYLFIVTKLAQCIKFEIDKTREQGRSTRGVRGIKFKHEGDEVVDGNIIKNDEQEILIVAEKGIGKRTDAGEYRLTNRGGSGVIAMKMTPKTGKHIIGSLMVDESMDMMALTKAGKMIRVDMQTISKSSRNTSGVYIVKGDDVVSISRCPKKEEEEEEEATNDSPTLELE